The Palleronia sp. THAF1 genome contains the following window.
GGGCCTACGTGCCTGCCATGTCGGACGTGACGATCATCGTAAAGGAGCAGGGCACTATTTTCCTGGCCGGGCCGCCCCTGGTGAAGATGGCGCTGGGCGAGGAGATCGACGCCGAGTCGTTGGGCGGTGGCGATGTGCACACACGCCTGTCCGGCGTGGCGGATTACCTGGCCGAGGACGATGCGCATGCTTTGGCCATCGCACGCGAGGCGGTCGCGTCGCTGGGGCCCGTGCCTGATGGTGGTCTGCAGTGGCAGGCGGCGGAAGACCCGGCCTACGACCCCGAAGAGATCCTTGGCGCCGTACCTGCGTCGCTGACCACCCCCTACGATGTGCGTGAGGTCATCGCGCGGATTGTCGACGGCTCTCGGTTCGACGAGTTCAAGGCGCGCTTCGGTGAGACGCTCGTGACGGGTTTCGCGCATGTCATGGGCTGCCCCGTGGGTATCATCGCGAACAACGGCGTGTTGTTTTCGGACAGTGCTCAGAAAGGCGCGCATTTCATCGAGCTGTGTTCCCAGCGACGTATTCCGTTGGTTTTCTTGCAGAACATCACCGGCTTCATGGTGGGCCGCGACGCAGAGGCGGGTGGGATCGCGCGGCATGGGGCAAAGATGGTGACGGCGGTGTCCACCACCTCGGTGCCGAAGATCACGATGCTGATCGGCGGCTCTTACGGCGCGGGCAACTACGGGATGGCCGGGCGGGCCTATTCGCCGCGCTTCCTGTGGTCTTGGCCGAACAGCCGCATCGCGACCATGGGCGCGCCGCAGGCCGCCGGGGTGCTGGCCTCGGTCAAGCGCACGGCGCTGGAGGCGCGGGGCGAGACGTGGTCCGACGAAGATGAGGCCACCTTCAAGGATCCGATCCGCCAGCAGTTCGAAACGCAGTCGCACCCGCTTTATGCCAGCGCCCGGCTGTGGGACGACGGCTGCATCGACCCCCGAAAGGCGCGCGCGGTTCTGGCCCTGTCCCTGCGCGCCGCGACCAACGCCCCGATAGAGGAGACGCGCTTCGGCGTGTTCCGCATGTGATGGATGAATACCGCGATCTGAACGACGATTATCCCGGCGCGGGGACGTTCCGCTTCGGCGACAGCGCGAAGCTGTGCCGCAAACTGACGGATCTGGTGATCGCCGGGACCAAGACCGCTACATGCGGTGCGTTGCGAGAGTTCGAGGATGACCCCGATAGCCGGCCGGTCGTCGGGCGCCGCGACATTGCCTGCGCGTGGGATGGCACGCCGCGGGTCGTGATCGAGACCACCAAGGTCTTTGAGTGTCGCTTCGATGCGGTGCCGGATGCCTTCGCGCGGGCGGAAGGCGAGGGGACCGTTGCCGACTGGCGTGCCGGGCATATCGCGTTCTTCAAGCGCAACGGCGGCTGGTCCGAAGACATGATGCTGCTGTGCGAGCGATTCCGCGTGGTCGAGGTTCTGGAATGATCGCGACCCGCCTGACCGAACGTCTGGGCATCACGCATCCGGTCGTCTCTGCGCCCATGGCGAAGGCGGCTGGCGGACGATTGGCGGCGGCTGTGTCCGAGGCCGGCGGGCTTGGTCTGCTGGGCGGTGGCTACGGCGATGCGGAGTGGCTGGCGCAGGAACGGCGCGCGGCTGGCAACGCGCGGATCGGTGTGGGCTTCATCACCTGGGCCCTGAGCGATGCGGTGCTGGAGGACGCTCTGGCAAGCGATCCGGCGGTGGTGATGCTGTCTTTCGGGGACCCGGCGGCGTTTGCGTCTCGGATCAGCGACGCAGGTGTGCCGCTGATGTGCCAAGTGCAGACACTGGATCACGCGAAGGCGGCGATCGACGCGGGCGCGCAGTTCATCGTGGCGCAGGGGGCCGAGGCCGGGGGGCACGGTGCTAAGCGCGCGACGATGACGCTGGTGCCGGAGGTGGCCGACCTTCTGGCCGACCGCGCGTCCGATACCGTGCTGCTGGCGGCGGGCGGCATCGCAGACGGTCGGGGGCTGGCAGCGGCTTTGATGCTGGGGGCCGAAGGTGTGCTAGTGGGCTCACGGCTTTGGGCAAGCGCAGAGGCGCTGGTGCATCCCAACATGATCGCGGCCGCCGTAGGTGCGTCCGGCGACGACACGATCCGCAGCAGTGTGATGGACATCGCGCGCAGGCTCGCCTGGCCCGAAGGCTACACCGCACGCGTATTGCGCAACGCCTTCACCGACCGCTGGCACGATGACCTGTCCGGGCTGATTGCCGCGGCAACGGTTGAGGCTGCGCGCTATGCCGAAGCGTGGAAGGCGGGGGATACTGCGACAGCAAATACATTCGTGGGCGAGGCGACGGGCCTGATCCATGATGCACCCCCGGCGGCGCAGGTGATCGCAGAAATGGTGACGCAGGCCTCCGACCTTCTTGGCGGCGGCTGGCGGCGATGAAAGGAATTTTCTCATGTTCAACCGCATCCTGATCGCGAACCGGGGCGAGATTGCGTGCCGGGTGATCGACACCTGCCGCCGCATGGGCGTGCAGACCGCCGCGGTGTATTCCGACGCCGATGCGCATGCCCGTCACGTCCAGATGGCCGACCGTGCGGTTCATATCGGCGGCAGCGCGCCCGCCGATAGCTACTTGCGGGGCGATGTGATCGTGCAGGCGGCGCTGGATACGGGCGCGCAGGCGATCCATCCGGGCTACGGCTTCCTGTCCGAAAACCCGGACTTCGTTCAGGCGGTCGAGGCGGCGGGATTGGTCTTCATCGGACCCAGCGCCGACGCGATGCGCAAGATGGGCCTGAAGGACGCCGCCAAGGCCGAGATGGAAGCCGCAGGCGTGCCCATCGTGCCGGGCTACCACGGGCGCGATCAGGCGGATGTGCGGCTGGCGCAGGAGGCCGCGACGATTGGCTGGCCCGTGATGATCAAGGCGGTCGCGGGTGGCGGCGGCAAGGGGATGCGGCTGGTCGAGTCCGAGGACGCGTTCCAAGACGCGTTGAACAGCGCGCGAGCCGAAGCCAAGGGCGCGTTCGGCAACGACTCTGTGCTGATCGAAAAAGCTGTGACCCGGCCCCGTCATATCGAAGTGCAGGTCTTCGGCGATGGCACACGGGCGGTGCATCTGTTCGAGCGCGATTGCTCTTTGCAACGCCGCCATCAAAAGGTGATCGAGGAAGCCCCCGCTCCGGGCCTGTCCGACGCGATGCGTTTGGAAATGGGGCAGGCAGCGGTGCGCGCGGCAGAAGCCATCGGCTACGCGGGCGCGGGCACCATCGAGTTCATCGCGGAAGGCGACCTTTCCGCCTTCTACTTCATGGAGATGAACACACGACTGCAGGTCGAACACCCGGTGACAGAGGCGGTCACGGGCGTGGACCTCGTGGAATGGCAGCTGCGGGTGGCGTCCGGCGAACCCATGCCCATGGCACAAGACGCACTGACCCTGACCGGCCACGCGGTCGAGGCACGGCTTTACGCCGAAGACCCCGCAAACGATTTCCTGCCGGTCACGGGCACCCTTGCGGCGCTGGATTTCCCCGAAGGCCTGCGGATCGAGACGGGCGTGCGCGCAGGCGACGAGATCACGCCGCACTACGACCCCATGATCGCGAAGCTGATCGCGGAAGGTCCCACGCGCGACATCGCATTCCAGCGGCTGTCTGACGGCCTTCAACGCTTGCGCATCGCCGGAACGGTGACGAACGCGGGTTTCCTGAAAGCGCTGATCGATCACCCTCGGGTGCGGGCCGGGGATGTGGAGACGGGGCTGATCGGGGCAGAGATCGATGGGCTGACGACAGTGGCCGATCCGGAACCCG
Protein-coding sequences here:
- a CDS encoding NAD(P)H-dependent flavin oxidoreductase; translated protein: MIATRLTERLGITHPVVSAPMAKAAGGRLAAAVSEAGGLGLLGGGYGDAEWLAQERRAAGNARIGVGFITWALSDAVLEDALASDPAVVMLSFGDPAAFASRISDAGVPLMCQVQTLDHAKAAIDAGAQFIVAQGAEAGGHGAKRATMTLVPEVADLLADRASDTVLLAAGGIADGRGLAAALMLGAEGVLVGSRLWASAEALVHPNMIAAAVGASGDDTIRSSVMDIARRLAWPEGYTARVLRNAFTDRWHDDLSGLIAAATVEAARYAEAWKAGDTATANTFVGEATGLIHDAPPAAQVIAEMVTQASDLLGGGWRR
- a CDS encoding carboxyl transferase domain-containing protein — protein: MKLQSQVLTGSETYRANRAAHLDALDVVQQAAALAMEGGGERSRARHLKRGKMLPRDRVAGVLDPGSPFLEVGLTAAHDMYDGAAPAAGAIAGVGYVSGRLCMVLANDATVKGGTYYPVTVKKHLRAQEIAEENRLPCIYLVDSGGANLPQQDEVFPDRDHFGRIFYNQARMSAAGIAQIAVVMGSCTAGGAYVPAMSDVTIIVKEQGTIFLAGPPLVKMALGEEIDAESLGGGDVHTRLSGVADYLAEDDAHALAIAREAVASLGPVPDGGLQWQAAEDPAYDPEEILGAVPASLTTPYDVREVIARIVDGSRFDEFKARFGETLVTGFAHVMGCPVGIIANNGVLFSDSAQKGAHFIELCSQRRIPLVFLQNITGFMVGRDAEAGGIARHGAKMVTAVSTTSVPKITMLIGGSYGAGNYGMAGRAYSPRFLWSWPNSRIATMGAPQAAGVLASVKRTALEARGETWSDEDEATFKDPIRQQFETQSHPLYASARLWDDGCIDPRKARAVLALSLRAATNAPIEETRFGVFRM
- a CDS encoding ASCH domain-containing protein, whose protein sequence is MDEYRDLNDDYPGAGTFRFGDSAKLCRKLTDLVIAGTKTATCGALREFEDDPDSRPVVGRRDIACAWDGTPRVVIETTKVFECRFDAVPDAFARAEGEGTVADWRAGHIAFFKRNGGWSEDMMLLCERFRVVEVLE
- a CDS encoding acetyl/propionyl/methylcrotonyl-CoA carboxylase subunit alpha yields the protein MFNRILIANRGEIACRVIDTCRRMGVQTAAVYSDADAHARHVQMADRAVHIGGSAPADSYLRGDVIVQAALDTGAQAIHPGYGFLSENPDFVQAVEAAGLVFIGPSADAMRKMGLKDAAKAEMEAAGVPIVPGYHGRDQADVRLAQEAATIGWPVMIKAVAGGGGKGMRLVESEDAFQDALNSARAEAKGAFGNDSVLIEKAVTRPRHIEVQVFGDGTRAVHLFERDCSLQRRHQKVIEEAPAPGLSDAMRLEMGQAAVRAAEAIGYAGAGTIEFIAEGDLSAFYFMEMNTRLQVEHPVTEAVTGVDLVEWQLRVASGEPMPMAQDALTLTGHAVEARLYAEDPANDFLPVTGTLAALDFPEGLRIETGVRAGDEITPHYDPMIAKLIAEGPTRDIAFQRLSDGLQRLRIAGTVTNAGFLKALIDHPRVRAGDVETGLIGAEIDGLTTVADPEPADVAVAAIAAMGLDEPGPALQGFALWKPQPQTVALTAGETTHDVRITCDGPDVRDIQLADTHLRALRDANGWRIDGNRIAAATRHGNRVTTGPHTFGIHDPMVAASAMQDSGDTVLAPMPGRVVRLSVGAGDTVTVGQVLAVLEAMKMEHSLKAPRDGTVAEALVSEGDQVAQGDALVRLEDI